A genomic region of Marinobacter sp. NP-4(2019) contains the following coding sequences:
- a CDS encoding CaiB/BaiF CoA transferase family protein: protein MNQNNSGVLPLEGINVVSLEQAVAAPLCTRHLAEQGARVIKVERPGTGDFARQYDDRVNGMSSHFVWVNRSKESLSLDLKSSEGLEVLLQLLADADVLVQNLAPGAAARMGLSFEALHHRYPRLIVCDISGYGHGGPLQDKKAYDLLIQSESGFLSVTGTPDPEGMVKAGCSVADIAAGMYAQSNILSALLLRGRTGKGSHIDVSMLESLVEWMGYPMYYSFDNAMPPPRAGASHSTIFPYGPFPVGDGETVMLGLQNDREWREFCRQVLQKPELAEHPRFATNPKRSVHRDELGDLIREVFSELSLAEVVKRLDTAGIANASVNDMQRVWKHPQLQARDRWISVATPVGDVPALKPPGVWFEGAVSAVPAVGEHSRSILSELGYSEEQIGQLEQRGVI from the coding sequence GTGAACCAAAACAACAGTGGTGTTCTTCCCCTGGAAGGAATCAACGTCGTATCTCTGGAGCAGGCAGTCGCTGCGCCTTTGTGTACCCGACACCTTGCCGAGCAGGGGGCACGGGTGATCAAGGTGGAGCGCCCGGGAACCGGTGATTTCGCGCGCCAGTACGATGACCGGGTCAATGGGATGTCGTCGCACTTTGTGTGGGTCAACCGTTCCAAGGAGAGCCTGAGCCTGGACCTGAAATCGTCCGAGGGGCTGGAAGTCCTGCTCCAGTTGCTGGCGGATGCGGATGTACTGGTGCAGAACCTGGCGCCGGGGGCGGCGGCCAGAATGGGGCTCTCTTTCGAGGCGCTGCACCACCGGTATCCCCGGCTGATCGTCTGCGATATCTCCGGCTACGGTCACGGTGGTCCCCTGCAGGACAAGAAAGCCTACGATCTGCTGATACAGAGCGAGAGTGGATTTCTGTCGGTCACCGGCACACCGGACCCGGAGGGCATGGTAAAGGCCGGATGCTCGGTGGCTGATATCGCCGCAGGCATGTATGCCCAGAGCAACATCCTGTCTGCCCTGTTGTTGCGGGGCAGGACCGGGAAAGGCAGTCACATTGATGTGTCGATGCTGGAAAGCCTGGTGGAGTGGATGGGATATCCCATGTACTACAGTTTTGATAACGCAATGCCGCCACCCCGGGCGGGCGCATCCCATTCCACCATATTTCCCTATGGCCCCTTTCCGGTCGGTGATGGTGAGACCGTGATGCTGGGGTTACAGAATGATCGGGAATGGCGGGAGTTCTGTCGCCAGGTCCTGCAAAAGCCAGAGCTGGCGGAGCACCCCCGGTTCGCTACTAACCCCAAAAGGTCTGTCCATCGCGATGAGCTGGGTGACTTGATACGGGAGGTGTTTTCAGAGCTGTCACTAGCGGAAGTGGTGAAGCGTCTGGATACCGCCGGCATCGCCAATGCGTCGGTGAATGATATGCAGCGGGTCTGGAAACATCCGCAACTGCAGGCGCGGGATCGCTGGATCAGTGTGGCAACCCCTGTGGGTGACGTGCCGGCGCTGAAACCGCCGGGTGTCTGGTTTGAAGGTGCGGTATCCGCGGTGCCTGCGGTAGGTGAGCACAGCCGTTCCATTCTGTCGGAACTGGGATACAGCGAGGAACAGATTGGTCAGCTGGAACAGCGTGGCGTGATCTGA
- a CDS encoding HpcH/HpaI aldolase/citrate lyase family protein, which yields MTDRKLKTMLFVPATRPERIDKALVSGAGAVIVDLEDAVPPDAKAVARESLENFLMHHDGPGIYVRINGRGTDGFDSDVALCARHKQVAGIMLPKAESPEDIEAVSHAGKPVIPLIESARGLLALSAIAATPAVERLSYGGLDLSDDLGIEGNTEGAERILDQCRYQILVCSRAAGLLPPIDTVFPVFDDEQAVTARARRARNMGFAGMLCIHPRQIAAVQAGFAPDAHQVEWANKVMEAAQSGSGAFKVDGQMVDAPVIAMAKTILDRAQ from the coding sequence ATGACAGACCGTAAATTAAAAACCATGCTTTTTGTGCCGGCAACCAGGCCTGAGCGGATTGATAAAGCGCTGGTCAGTGGTGCCGGCGCGGTGATTGTGGATCTGGAGGACGCCGTTCCTCCCGATGCCAAGGCGGTGGCAAGGGAGTCTCTCGAGAACTTCCTCATGCATCACGACGGCCCGGGGATTTACGTCCGAATCAATGGCAGGGGGACCGACGGATTTGATAGTGACGTTGCCCTGTGTGCCCGCCATAAACAGGTCGCTGGCATCATGCTGCCGAAAGCGGAATCGCCGGAAGATATTGAGGCTGTGTCACACGCCGGTAAGCCGGTCATCCCGCTGATTGAATCCGCCAGAGGGCTGTTGGCATTGAGTGCCATTGCTGCCACGCCGGCCGTTGAGCGTTTGAGCTACGGCGGATTGGACCTGAGTGATGATCTGGGCATTGAAGGCAACACCGAGGGCGCGGAGAGAATCCTGGATCAGTGCCGTTATCAGATACTGGTGTGCTCCCGGGCCGCTGGACTGCTGCCCCCGATTGATACGGTATTCCCGGTATTCGACGATGAACAGGCGGTGACAGCCCGGGCACGCCGGGCTCGCAACATGGGATTTGCCGGGATGCTGTGTATTCATCCCAGACAGATCGCCGCAGTTCAGGCCGGCTTTGCGCCGGATGCCCATCAGGTGGAGTGGGCAAACAAGGTCATGGAAGCGGCGCAATCCGGAAGCGGGGCGTTCAAGGTGGACGGGCAGATGGTGGATGCACCTGTGATCGCCATGGCGAAAACCATCCTGGACCGGGCGCAATAA
- a CDS encoding long-chain fatty acid--CoA ligase: protein MTPEQNRYWPKGLPRLLDVPKTSLYYNLEVAATRYPEKPATVFYDSTLSYGELLTQVEHLAGYLQRECGVGPGDRVALYSQNCPQYVVAYYAILRAQAVVVPVNPMNLAEELHYCVTNSGAKVVLAAQELCEQARPLLGSGDIEHLIIHAYSDYLTEPTDVSVPDAVTAPRQELTGPGMTLWRDALAAEINPASFAGKHDDLCVIGYTSGTTGKPKGCVHTHGSVLAAVAGSAVWRGGSPAFSCLAIAPLFHFLGMQGGMNGPIYNGSTAVIMQRWDRDTALKLIERHRVNMWSAPPSMIVDFFSNPDLANHDISSLFRLMGGGAAMPEAISKRLKDEFGISYNEAYGLTETAAFILGNPIERGKRQCLGIASFGVDARIVNPGTLEELPQGETGEIVLHGPQVMREYWRNPEATEKTFLERDGKRFLRTGDLGYMDEEGYFFMVDRLKRMINASGFKVWPAEVESIMYGHPDIHEACVIGVLDTKRGETAKALVVLKPSASTALTGDDIIAWCKQHMAAYKVPTAVEIIDELPKSGTGKINWRQLQEAARKEVS, encoded by the coding sequence ATGACACCGGAACAGAATCGATACTGGCCCAAGGGCCTGCCACGCTTGCTGGATGTACCGAAAACCAGCCTCTATTACAACCTGGAAGTCGCGGCGACGCGCTACCCGGAAAAGCCGGCCACCGTATTTTATGACTCGACGCTTTCATACGGTGAGCTGTTGACGCAGGTGGAACATCTGGCCGGGTATCTTCAGCGTGAGTGTGGGGTCGGACCGGGTGACCGGGTGGCCCTGTACTCACAGAATTGCCCCCAGTATGTGGTGGCCTATTACGCGATTCTGCGTGCGCAGGCGGTGGTGGTGCCAGTCAACCCGATGAACCTGGCGGAAGAGCTGCACTATTGCGTGACCAACAGTGGTGCGAAAGTCGTACTGGCGGCCCAGGAACTGTGTGAGCAGGCCCGCCCCCTGTTGGGCTCGGGCGACATTGAACACCTGATCATCCATGCCTACTCGGACTATCTGACGGAGCCGACCGATGTGTCTGTTCCGGACGCCGTGACAGCGCCGAGGCAGGAGCTGACAGGTCCGGGCATGACCCTTTGGCGGGATGCCCTGGCTGCTGAGATAAACCCGGCGTCTTTTGCGGGTAAGCACGACGACCTGTGTGTGATCGGGTATACCTCCGGCACCACCGGCAAGCCCAAGGGCTGTGTCCATACCCATGGTTCCGTGCTGGCCGCGGTGGCCGGGTCGGCGGTATGGCGTGGCGGATCTCCGGCGTTTTCGTGCCTGGCAATCGCGCCGCTGTTCCACTTCCTCGGTATGCAGGGGGGTATGAATGGCCCCATCTATAACGGCTCTACGGCGGTGATCATGCAGCGTTGGGACCGTGATACGGCACTGAAACTGATCGAGCGTCACCGGGTGAATATGTGGAGTGCCCCGCCTTCCATGATTGTGGATTTCTTCTCCAACCCGGACCTGGCCAACCATGATATTTCCAGTCTGTTCCGGCTGATGGGCGGCGGTGCGGCCATGCCTGAGGCCATTTCCAAGCGCCTGAAGGACGAGTTCGGCATCAGTTACAACGAGGCTTATGGCCTGACGGAAACCGCCGCGTTCATCCTCGGCAACCCGATCGAGCGAGGCAAGCGGCAGTGTCTGGGCATCGCCAGTTTTGGCGTCGATGCCCGCATCGTCAATCCGGGCACGCTGGAAGAGCTACCCCAGGGCGAGACAGGAGAGATTGTTCTGCACGGTCCCCAGGTTATGCGGGAGTACTGGCGCAACCCCGAAGCCACGGAAAAAACCTTCCTTGAGCGGGATGGCAAACGCTTCCTGCGTACCGGCGACCTGGGCTACATGGACGAGGAAGGTTATTTCTTCATGGTGGATCGCCTCAAGCGGATGATCAACGCCTCCGGCTTCAAGGTCTGGCCGGCCGAGGTGGAAAGCATCATGTATGGCCATCCCGATATCCATGAGGCCTGCGTCATCGGCGTGCTGGACACCAAGAGGGGAGAGACCGCCAAGGCCCTGGTGGTCCTGAAGCCGAGTGCCAGCACCGCGCTGACCGGTGATGACATTATTGCCTGGTGCAAACAGCATATGGCGGCTTACAAGGTGCCCACAGCTGTTGAGATTATCGACGAACTGCCCAAGTCCGGAACTGGGAAAATCAACTGGCGTCAGCTTCAGGAAGCGGCGCGGAAAGAGGTGTCCTGA